From a single Pseudomonas serboccidentalis genomic region:
- a CDS encoding DUF6124 family protein, producing MIKPTPNPPETESVSPYESIDSKKLHEAADRALDHYLCPPGSTPPPRKKRGMYAVTADNKNEELLADASETLASAKTIAQNVASLLPASQRRALLGIAQLIMLGELAVNRALDNLELQG from the coding sequence ATGATCAAACCAACACCCAACCCACCCGAAACCGAATCGGTTTCTCCCTACGAATCCATCGACTCAAAAAAACTCCACGAAGCCGCCGACCGCGCCCTGGACCATTACCTCTGTCCGCCCGGTTCCACGCCGCCGCCACGTAAAAAACGCGGAATGTATGCCGTGACTGCGGACAACAAAAACGAAGAACTGTTGGCCGATGCCAGCGAGACACTCGCTTCAGCCAAAACCATTGCCCAGAACGTCGCCAGTCTTTTGCCGGCGTCGCAGCGCCGGGCGTTGTTGGGGATTGCGCAGTTGATCATGCTCGGAGAGTTGGCGGTGAATCGTGCGCTGGATAATCTGGAGTTGCAGGGGTGA